A window of Esox lucius isolate fEsoLuc1 chromosome 18, fEsoLuc1.pri, whole genome shotgun sequence contains these coding sequences:
- the si:dkey-119m7.4 gene encoding solute carrier family 22 member 6-A has translation MGRSLNFDEILSEIGGFGKFQKILYVWICLPQILLAFHMLISVFTGAVPPHLCRSSTNWPSASDLGTSNFSVVTGPEGDASFSCSAPEGVPGTQQAQLNQSAAQALSNVQATRGCPAGWEFSREIFHSTVATEWNLVCDNKNLNNIGSSIYMFGLLVGAVLFGSLADRFGRRSIILVGLAVQSTFGVGAAFAPNFYIYVFLRFVVGTTISAIIMNAFVLGTEWTGSKHRMLAGIITDYFFGFGYIILAGLAYLIRDWRKLQLAISAPGFLFIFYIWVLPKSARWLMANQRNEEAIELIRKAALINKKPLQEDIEINQEYIGMEKIEGQRKYTVVDLVRTPKLRRNSLIMFYLWFINVMVYYGLSLNISDFGANIYLTQLIFGLVEMPARTITLFTLNRSRRISQLAFMAVGGLACLLSVFIPDDLSIMRTVLAMLGKFGITASLSIVYIYSAEVFPTVIRQSGIGMGSMCARLGGVLAPVIYLLRGVNKNAPMVLFGLCSLVGAALTMLLPETANQPLADTIEDVEGSSIRHPKLKNQQVEQGTSQAPLKLCDL, from the exons ATGGGAAGAAGCCTGAATTTTGATGAGATTCTTTCTGAAATCGGGGGATTCGGCAAGTTTCAGAAGATACTGTACGTGTGGATTTGCCTCCCCCAGATCCTCCTGGCATTCCACATGTTGATCTCGGTCTTCACCGGGGCCGTCCCCCCTCATCTCTGCCGCTCCTCCACCAACTGGCCCTCGGCCTCCGACTTGGGCACCTCCAATTTCAGCGTTGTAACGGGCCCCGAAGGGGACGCCAGCTTTTCCTGCTCTGCGCCCGAGGGGGTCCCTGGCACCCAGCAAGCCCAGCTGAATCAAAGTGCCGCCCAGGCCCTGAGCAATGTCCAAGCCACCCGGGGCTGCCCGGCGGGGTGGGAATTCAGCAGGGAGATCTTTCACAGCACCGTGGCAACCGAG TGGAACCTGGTGTGTgacaacaaaaatctgaataacattgGTTCCTCAATCTACATGTTTGGTCTACTGGTTGGCGCTGTGCTGTTTGGTTCCTTAGCTGATAG GTTTGGTCGCAGAAGCATTATCCTGGTTGGTTTGGCGGTTCAGTCAACCTTTGGAGTTGGTGCTGCTTTTGCCCcaaatttttacatttatgtgTTTCTGCGGTTTGTGGTTGGAACAACTATTTCTGCCATCATTATGAATGCTTTTGTTTTag GCACTGAATGGACAGGGTCAAAGCACCGGATGCTTGCTGGGATTATCACCGACTACTTCTTCGGGTTTGGCTACATCATCCTGGCAGGTCTGGCTTACTTGATCAGGGACTGGCGGAAGCTCCAGCTAGCCATCTCGGCACCAGgctttctcttcatcttttaCATCTG GGTCTTACCAAAGTCGGCGCGGTGGTTAATGGCCAACCAGAGGAACGAGGAAGCCATAGAGCTCATCCGGAAAGCTGCTCTGATAAATAAAAAACCCCTTCAAGAGGACATAGAGATAAACCag GAGTACATAGGCATGGAGAAAATTGAGGGGCAAAGGAAATATACAGTTGTTGACCTTGTCCGTACTCCAAAACTGAGGAGAAATTCACTGATAATGTTTTACTTGTG GTTCATTAACGTCATGGTTTACTACGGCCTGTCGCTGAACATCTCCGACTTTGGGGCGAACATCTACCTGACCCAGCTGATCTTCGGCCTGGTGGAGATGCCTGCCCGAACCATCACCCTATTCACCCTGAATCGCTCCCGGAGGATCTCCCAGCTGGCCTTCATGGCTGTGGGCGGGCTGGCCTGCCTACTCAGCGTCTTCATCCCTGATG atctgtcCATAATGAGAACTGTCCTGGCTATGTTGGGAAAGTTTGGGATAACCGCCTCCTTATCCATTGTCTACATTTACTCTGCAGAGGTCTTCCCTACTGTCATAAG GCAAAGTGGAATCGGTATGGGCTCCATGTGTGCCAGGCTAGGGGGAGTCCTGGCGCCCGTTATCTACCTGCTGAGGGGTGTGAATAAGAATGCTCCCATGGTGCTGTTTGGACTGTGTTCTCTGGTGGGGGCAGCCCTGACCATGCTACTGCCTGAGACGGCCAACCAGCCGCTGGCTGACACGATCGAGGATGTGGAGGGATCCAGCATCAG ACATCCAAAACTGAAGAACCAACAGGTGGAACAAGGCACCAGTCAGGCCCCACTGAAACTTTGTGACCTGTGA